One stretch of Corallococcus soli DNA includes these proteins:
- the tssC gene encoding type VI secretion system contractile sheath large subunit, which yields MAETTYLKRLFTSVRLDPPQSSEPMILSNFGAVVDEQQVTLESRFLSSVAALLQNVAPVEGPDNTARFDKGQVLDVISRIDRMIDAQMNEILHNETFQKMESSWRGLEDLVNHTNFKANIAIDVLDVAKEELAEDFENNSSNIFAGALFDKVYIQEYDQYGGRPFGAIVGLYDFSSTPADLTWLQRMAKVSNAAHAPFISAVSHTFFGCETIEEMEAIKNLEGVLAHPRFGRWNAFRETEEAAYVGLTFPRYVLRLPWHPDKNPCDVLNFTETARGESEKYLWGNSAILLARNMVKAFEISGWCQSIRGPKGGGLISGLPVDTFSLRGQDEIKAPVEIAIPDYREYEFARSGFIPLVYRKGSSDATFFSTQSAKVAKTFKDPKDSENSQLVTNLAYTFSITRLAHYVKCIMRDNIGNTADADYIQRQLDSWLSNYVTTVANPDDLTVRRFPFKASSVVVYPRPGEIGWYDCKLAVLPHIQFEGLNVELMLESRLG from the coding sequence ATGGCCGAGACCACCTACCTGAAGCGCCTGTTCACCAGCGTTCGCCTGGATCCGCCCCAGTCGTCCGAGCCGATGATCCTCAGCAACTTCGGCGCCGTCGTCGACGAGCAGCAGGTCACCCTGGAGAGCCGGTTCCTCTCCAGCGTCGCCGCGCTGCTCCAGAACGTCGCGCCGGTGGAAGGACCGGACAACACCGCCCGCTTCGACAAGGGCCAGGTGCTGGACGTCATCAGCCGCATCGACCGCATGATCGACGCGCAGATGAACGAGATCCTCCACAACGAGACCTTCCAGAAGATGGAGTCGTCGTGGCGTGGCCTGGAGGACCTGGTCAACCACACCAACTTCAAGGCCAACATCGCCATCGACGTGCTGGACGTGGCGAAGGAGGAGCTGGCGGAGGACTTCGAGAACAACTCCAGCAACATCTTCGCCGGTGCGCTCTTCGACAAGGTCTACATCCAGGAGTACGACCAGTACGGCGGCCGTCCCTTCGGCGCCATCGTCGGCCTCTACGACTTCTCCTCCACGCCCGCGGACCTGACGTGGCTGCAGCGCATGGCGAAGGTGTCCAACGCGGCGCACGCCCCGTTCATCTCCGCCGTCAGCCACACGTTCTTCGGCTGTGAGACCATCGAGGAGATGGAGGCCATCAAGAACCTGGAGGGCGTGCTCGCGCACCCCCGGTTCGGCCGCTGGAACGCGTTCCGTGAGACGGAGGAGGCCGCCTACGTGGGCCTGACCTTCCCGCGCTACGTGCTGCGCCTGCCCTGGCACCCGGACAAGAACCCCTGCGACGTCCTGAACTTCACGGAGACGGCGCGCGGCGAGTCGGAGAAGTACCTCTGGGGCAACTCCGCCATCCTGCTCGCGCGCAACATGGTGAAGGCGTTCGAGATCTCCGGCTGGTGCCAGTCCATCCGCGGCCCCAAGGGCGGCGGTCTCATCTCCGGCCTCCCGGTGGACACGTTCTCCTTGCGCGGCCAGGACGAGATCAAGGCCCCCGTGGAGATCGCCATCCCGGACTACCGCGAGTACGAGTTCGCGCGCTCGGGCTTCATCCCGCTCGTGTACCGGAAGGGCTCCAGCGACGCGACGTTCTTCAGCACCCAGTCCGCCAAGGTCGCCAAGACGTTCAAGGACCCCAAGGACTCGGAGAACTCGCAGCTCGTCACGAACCTGGCCTACACGTTCTCCATCACGCGGCTGGCGCACTACGTGAAGTGCATCATGCGTGACAACATCGGCAACACGGCGGACGCGGACTACATCCAGCGCCAGCTGGACTCCTGGCTGTCCAACTACGTCACCACCGTGGCGAACCCGGACGACCTCACCGTGCGCCGCTTCCCCTTCAAGGCGAGCAGCGTCGTCGTGTACCCGCGTCCCGGCGAAATCGGCTGGTACGACTGCAAGCTGGCGGTGCTGCCGCACATCCAGTTCGAAGGCCTCAACGTGGAGCTGATGCTCGAGTCGCGGCTCGGTTAA
- a CDS encoding general secretion pathway protein GspE → MNPPPSVPPGPGPNRKRRLGEILMDAGLLTETQLRTALAEQRKWGGRLGLTLVQMGYVDENSMVHALSRQLAIPTVDLDRHVPSPPALQALRVDIAERYTVFPISADPANKTLTVATADPTNVESLQELGFHAGQRLQVVVATASSIERAIRHHYHGEITSTAATPLSFGMEESTFELAPPQQAEPVAPTPPPRAQGPAPRDTELTSKVEALTQQVADLERMVAQQARVMRAMMDALEARGALTREEVQAKAR, encoded by the coding sequence GTGAATCCCCCCCCTTCCGTTCCTCCCGGCCCGGGCCCCAACCGCAAGCGGCGGCTTGGGGAGATCCTGATGGACGCCGGCCTGCTCACCGAAACCCAGCTGCGCACGGCGCTCGCTGAACAGCGCAAGTGGGGCGGCCGCCTGGGCCTCACCCTGGTGCAGATGGGCTACGTGGACGAGAACTCCATGGTGCACGCCCTGTCGCGCCAGCTGGCCATCCCCACGGTGGACCTGGACCGGCACGTCCCCTCCCCGCCCGCCCTCCAGGCGCTGCGCGTGGACATCGCGGAGCGCTACACCGTCTTCCCCATCAGCGCGGACCCGGCGAACAAGACGCTCACCGTGGCCACGGCGGATCCCACCAACGTGGAGTCGCTCCAGGAGCTGGGCTTCCACGCGGGCCAGCGGCTCCAGGTGGTGGTCGCGACCGCGTCCTCCATCGAGCGCGCCATCCGGCACCACTACCACGGGGAGATCACCTCCACGGCCGCCACGCCCCTGAGCTTCGGCATGGAGGAGTCCACCTTCGAATTGGCCCCGCCCCAGCAGGCGGAGCCCGTGGCCCCCACCCCGCCCCCCAGGGCGCAGGGCCCGGCGCCACGCGACACGGAGCTGACGTCGAAGGTGGAGGCGCTCACGCAGCAGGTGGCGGACCTGGAGCGCATGGTGGCGCAGCAGGCCCGGGTGATGCGCGCGATGATGGATGCGCTGGAGGCCCGGGGCGCGCTGACGCGCGAGGAGGTCCAGGCGAAGGCCCGGTAG
- the tssK gene encoding type VI secretion system baseplate subunit TssK, with product MQRYKLARVRWHVGQTLLPEHFIAQEDAVDAEIRLHATLSGLPSHGVAYLAWNESLLLGGSLSISALTVVTKTGELLDVPGNAVIAPLALDAIGKSEFIIYLHVLKETVSAEGIRLYADDPPVLQRVLNKLQLSSEPVMDGAVASFGLAAVSQDEDGAWRTSPDWVPALLLVGPNPFLETLLTSLDDLLDQVRQQLLTHISDTYLRTDRLTNARRALFEVHHLLALRKDMFRQVYVHPYHLFDGLRRLYFEACCYLEMLPDDQMPVYQHEELATGLGGWIRLLTRSFQPEATRSTHKAFQVKDGQYVCSPLPPEVSAASEAYLLVQRTRPGERTPMDGVKLASPSRLPLVRRQALKGVPYTHVPYPSFPHALGPEIDWYLLGKGEEWQHSLREDGVAFYVTPALKGAQTSLFWRRS from the coding sequence ATGCAGCGGTACAAGCTCGCACGGGTCCGCTGGCACGTGGGCCAGACCCTCCTCCCCGAGCACTTCATCGCGCAAGAGGATGCGGTGGACGCCGAGATCCGGCTCCACGCGACACTGTCCGGCCTGCCGTCCCACGGCGTCGCGTACCTGGCCTGGAACGAGTCGCTCCTGCTGGGCGGCAGCCTGTCCATCTCCGCGCTCACCGTCGTCACCAAGACGGGGGAGCTGCTGGACGTGCCCGGCAACGCCGTCATCGCCCCCCTGGCCCTGGACGCCATCGGCAAGTCGGAGTTCATCATCTACCTGCACGTGCTGAAGGAGACCGTCAGCGCGGAGGGCATCCGCCTGTACGCGGATGATCCGCCGGTGCTCCAGCGCGTGCTCAACAAGCTTCAGCTGTCGTCGGAGCCGGTGATGGACGGCGCCGTGGCGTCCTTCGGGCTGGCCGCCGTTTCGCAGGACGAGGACGGCGCGTGGCGCACGTCGCCGGACTGGGTGCCCGCGCTGCTGCTCGTGGGGCCCAACCCCTTCCTGGAGACGCTGCTCACGTCGCTGGACGACCTGTTGGACCAGGTGCGCCAGCAGCTGCTCACGCACATCTCGGACACGTACCTGCGCACGGACCGGCTCACCAACGCGCGCCGGGCGCTCTTCGAAGTCCACCACCTGCTCGCCCTGCGCAAGGACATGTTCCGGCAGGTGTACGTGCACCCGTACCACCTGTTCGACGGGCTGCGCCGGCTGTACTTCGAGGCGTGCTGCTACCTGGAGATGCTCCCGGACGACCAGATGCCGGTGTACCAGCACGAGGAGCTGGCCACGGGCCTGGGCGGGTGGATCCGCCTGCTCACGCGCAGCTTCCAGCCAGAGGCCACGCGCTCCACGCACAAGGCCTTCCAGGTGAAGGACGGCCAGTACGTCTGCTCTCCGCTGCCGCCGGAGGTGAGCGCCGCCAGCGAGGCGTACCTGCTCGTGCAGCGCACCAGGCCCGGGGAGCGCACGCCCATGGACGGCGTGAAGCTGGCCAGCCCCTCACGGCTTCCGCTGGTGCGCCGTCAGGCGCTGAAGGGCGTGCCCTACACCCACGTGCCGTACCCGTCGTTCCCGCACGCGCTGGGGCCCGAAATCGACTGGTACCTGCTGGGCAAGGGCGAGGAGTGGCAGCACTCGCTGCGCGAGGACGGGGTGGCCTTCTACGTGACGCCCGCGCTCAAGGGCGCCCAGACGTCGCTGTTCTGGCGGAGGAGCTGA
- a CDS encoding type VI secretion IcmF C-terminal domain-containing protein, translating into MGVIQSILAALKAHWVLVLGILVVLGAIGVGAWYWWRKRREPAALAGGQKPLASWQLLAIRTRFLRRLPWRYRASVRDFPTLVVLGPAGSGKSELISAEVDWKRQKHQFMPSLPDEPLVQMYLGPDVVVQEVAAPVLEDDSRHARAALRRLWKASFGRRHVGRVAIVLDVRWLLDKSPDEVKRVTQLLRGKVNLLAEVCQASVETRLSLTHMDSLVGFTDFAQLLRKHGVPLELTVPPPGREGELANALQPLEKYLALGLTTLSPEAFERLASFYSRGGEAFAVLARFVSTLVESGSLVFPLKLEHVYLSSRAKDERAAGALAVHSDQPADERIARYRWTHLRRCAVIVAVGCLPVILAYAHFYRLLLRAQDRLDAFQVTVQRLEERNQSVSGSVVEGQTTEAVKAMEALWGATRYWPPLAHSFTDEWEELRARLARSIRMSYLKPMLERCQEQCRRCSGRVPGCQPAPAFNTRSTRATPLAASAENESCHQETLCRPEQALYTLGILYASRNEDLGRFVLRSVRGAHKKQLDWTTEAYGLSLNGGEPETSWLEAMGLAEPMIANYVIASDKPFDENVPWTRWPYVWLTMDGLLGPWREHFMNLQAVLEAKDLDLPRWYALRDEREHLRASLERSAPFSNARQVMDLINASDAEPDASQLKGVGNLLDSLDWMRLNRQTLEAILHMEDEADAALRAAERMTPAELLTRADGLFAPSDGDARYAVEVLKRDYVFRPVDVSRQLLDKVLRSLKETGRSPFMGRPFNPGTGETTSEVASEGAGDDDTEFASAQAPVVGKVLGRAAFDAQLSPLVDEFTERLAKSRLSREEAVERATFVQNKVQTFAKRYGQDLYASYRGYRFRTSRGALTSDLAALLQPSSALEAMLRDVAGRASVGPLDSEYYAPMRDAVAPFKPIVQLMTPDKSGALTELAAYTTLVSQLQQELSGVKPAVVKPAAPKDPAAPGAAGATMTAGGSQLAEMLSPVGRVALSMLLEEEDSYLRRVDAWLDAHGLVGEFRLPFRQPFVVVRNRGRAEVERVIAEQWAYQSRRTLEPLVRRYPFNPSASQEVDPVELEVLRRKDGAFWQFVTQVLSPVVEERGTDWSLRWPLKSRLLLPPRMLAVLGQMGRLSRLLWDDEGKVRPINMQVRPLPLPSAPTPDSFVTLSYLKCGGASSFGFNQRPAWGDFPLSWWSPQPSSIGVELRSPAREGKRYRSMEMSESSWNCFRLLESATLTDQQNVVWVLPGRGLAASERVLEISFGLRGEPWAPFRGVVP; encoded by the coding sequence GTGGGCGTGATCCAGTCCATCCTGGCGGCGCTGAAGGCCCACTGGGTGCTCGTGTTGGGCATCCTGGTGGTGCTGGGCGCCATCGGCGTGGGCGCGTGGTACTGGTGGCGCAAGCGGCGGGAGCCGGCGGCGCTCGCGGGGGGGCAGAAGCCGCTGGCGTCCTGGCAGCTGCTGGCCATCCGGACCCGGTTCCTGCGCAGGCTGCCCTGGCGCTACCGCGCCTCCGTGCGGGACTTCCCCACGCTGGTGGTGCTGGGGCCCGCGGGCAGCGGCAAGTCGGAGCTCATCAGCGCGGAGGTGGACTGGAAGCGGCAGAAGCACCAGTTCATGCCCAGCCTCCCGGACGAGCCGCTGGTCCAGATGTACCTGGGGCCGGACGTCGTGGTGCAGGAGGTGGCCGCGCCCGTGCTGGAGGACGACTCCCGCCACGCCCGCGCCGCCCTCCGGCGCCTGTGGAAGGCCAGCTTCGGCCGCCGGCACGTGGGGCGGGTCGCCATCGTGCTGGACGTGAGATGGCTGCTGGACAAGTCGCCGGACGAGGTGAAGCGCGTCACCCAGCTCCTGCGCGGCAAGGTGAACCTGCTGGCGGAGGTGTGCCAGGCGTCCGTGGAGACGCGGCTGTCGCTCACGCACATGGACTCGCTGGTGGGCTTCACGGACTTCGCGCAGCTGCTGCGCAAGCACGGCGTGCCGCTGGAGCTGACCGTGCCTCCGCCGGGGAGGGAAGGGGAGCTGGCGAACGCGCTCCAGCCGCTGGAGAAGTACCTGGCGCTGGGCCTCACCACGCTGTCGCCGGAGGCCTTCGAGCGGCTGGCGTCGTTCTACTCGCGCGGCGGCGAGGCGTTCGCGGTGCTCGCGCGCTTCGTGTCCACGCTGGTGGAGAGCGGCTCGCTGGTGTTCCCGCTGAAGCTGGAGCACGTGTACCTGTCGTCCCGCGCGAAGGACGAGCGGGCGGCGGGCGCGCTGGCGGTGCACTCGGATCAGCCGGCGGATGAGCGGATCGCGCGCTACCGCTGGACGCACCTGCGCCGGTGCGCGGTCATCGTCGCGGTGGGGTGCCTGCCCGTCATCCTGGCGTATGCGCACTTCTACCGGCTGCTGCTGCGCGCTCAGGACAGGCTGGACGCGTTCCAGGTCACCGTGCAGCGGCTGGAGGAGCGCAACCAGAGCGTCTCCGGCTCCGTGGTGGAGGGGCAGACCACCGAAGCGGTGAAGGCGATGGAGGCCCTCTGGGGCGCCACGCGCTACTGGCCGCCCCTGGCCCACAGCTTCACGGACGAGTGGGAGGAGCTGCGGGCCCGGCTCGCGCGCAGCATCCGGATGTCCTACCTCAAGCCGATGCTGGAGCGGTGCCAGGAGCAGTGCCGGCGGTGCTCCGGACGGGTCCCCGGCTGCCAGCCGGCGCCGGCCTTCAACACCCGCTCGACGCGCGCCACGCCCCTGGCGGCCTCCGCGGAGAACGAGTCCTGCCACCAGGAGACGCTGTGTCGTCCCGAGCAGGCGCTGTACACGCTCGGCATCCTCTACGCGTCGCGCAACGAGGACCTGGGCCGCTTCGTGCTGCGCAGCGTGCGCGGCGCGCACAAGAAGCAGCTCGACTGGACGACGGAGGCCTACGGGCTGAGCCTGAACGGCGGGGAGCCGGAGACCAGCTGGCTGGAGGCCATGGGGCTGGCGGAGCCGATGATCGCCAACTACGTCATCGCCAGCGACAAGCCCTTCGACGAGAACGTCCCCTGGACCCGCTGGCCCTACGTGTGGCTGACGATGGACGGCCTGCTGGGGCCCTGGCGCGAGCACTTCATGAACCTCCAGGCGGTCCTGGAGGCCAAGGACCTGGACCTGCCCCGCTGGTACGCGCTGCGCGACGAGCGGGAGCACCTGCGGGCCTCGCTGGAGCGGAGCGCGCCGTTCAGCAACGCCCGGCAGGTGATGGACCTCATCAACGCCTCCGACGCGGAGCCGGACGCCAGCCAGTTGAAGGGCGTGGGCAACCTGCTGGACTCGCTGGACTGGATGCGCCTGAACCGCCAGACGCTGGAGGCCATCCTGCACATGGAGGACGAAGCGGACGCCGCGCTGCGCGCCGCCGAGCGGATGACCCCCGCGGAGCTGCTGACGCGCGCGGACGGCCTCTTCGCCCCCAGCGACGGTGACGCGCGCTACGCCGTGGAGGTGCTCAAGCGCGACTACGTGTTCCGCCCGGTGGACGTGTCGCGGCAGCTGCTGGACAAGGTCCTGCGCTCGCTGAAGGAGACGGGCCGCTCGCCGTTCATGGGCCGCCCCTTCAACCCCGGCACGGGGGAGACCACGTCCGAGGTCGCCTCCGAGGGGGCAGGGGACGACGACACGGAGTTCGCCAGCGCGCAGGCCCCGGTGGTGGGCAAGGTGCTGGGCCGGGCCGCGTTCGACGCGCAGCTCAGCCCGTTGGTGGACGAGTTCACCGAACGGCTGGCCAAGTCCCGGCTGTCGCGCGAGGAGGCCGTGGAGCGCGCCACCTTCGTGCAGAACAAGGTCCAGACGTTCGCGAAGCGCTACGGCCAGGACCTGTACGCCAGCTACCGGGGCTACCGCTTCCGCACGTCCCGGGGCGCGCTGACCTCCGACCTGGCCGCGCTGCTCCAGCCGTCGTCCGCGCTGGAGGCGATGCTGCGCGACGTGGCGGGCCGCGCGAGCGTGGGCCCCCTGGACAGCGAGTACTACGCGCCCATGCGCGACGCGGTGGCGCCCTTCAAGCCCATCGTGCAGCTGATGACGCCGGACAAGAGCGGCGCCCTCACGGAGCTGGCGGCCTACACCACGCTGGTGTCGCAGCTCCAGCAGGAGCTGTCCGGCGTGAAGCCCGCGGTGGTGAAGCCCGCCGCGCCCAAGGACCCCGCGGCGCCCGGAGCCGCGGGCGCTACGATGACCGCGGGGGGCTCGCAGCTGGCGGAGATGCTGTCGCCGGTGGGGCGCGTGGCGCTGAGCATGTTGCTGGAGGAGGAGGACTCCTACCTGCGCCGGGTGGATGCGTGGCTGGACGCGCACGGCCTGGTGGGGGAGTTCCGGCTGCCCTTCCGCCAGCCCTTCGTCGTCGTGCGCAACCGGGGCCGCGCGGAGGTGGAGCGTGTCATCGCGGAGCAGTGGGCGTACCAGTCCCGGCGCACGCTGGAGCCGCTCGTGCGGCGCTACCCGTTCAACCCCAGCGCGTCGCAGGAAGTGGATCCGGTGGAGCTGGAGGTGCTGCGCCGCAAGGACGGGGCCTTCTGGCAGTTCGTCACCCAGGTGCTGTCGCCGGTGGTGGAGGAGCGCGGGACGGACTGGTCGCTGCGCTGGCCCCTGAAGTCCCGGCTGCTCCTGCCGCCGCGCATGCTGGCGGTGCTGGGGCAGATGGGCCGCCTGTCGCGGCTCTTGTGGGATGACGAGGGCAAGGTCCGGCCCATCAACATGCAGGTGCGGCCCCTGCCGCTGCCCTCGGCGCCCACGCCGGACAGCTTCGTGACGCTGTCCTACCTGAAGTGCGGTGGGGCGTCGTCGTTCGGGTTCAACCAGCGCCCGGCGTGGGGCGACTTCCCGCTGAGCTGGTGGAGCCCGCAGCCGTCGTCCATTGGCGTGGAGCTGCGCTCGCCGGCGCGCGAGGGCAAGCGCTACCGCTCCATGGAGATGTCCGAGTCGTCGTGGAACTGCTTCCGCCTCCTGGAGTCCGCCACGCTGACGGATCAGCAGAACGTGGTCTGGGTGCTGCCGGGGCGCGGGCTGGCGGCGAGCGAGCGGGTGCTGGAGATCAGCTTCGGGCTGCGTGGTGAGCCGTGGGCGCCATTCCGTGGGGTGGTGCCATGA
- a CDS encoding DotU family type IV/VI secretion system protein gives MKLEHWNFLLAAQRRVRQLLDRALPAEPAPGARRPQGRVGQEALDHLEQALLVELEKLRAAFGEDLRPDEVEDLIRPFVYFLDEWVLRRLSDAEQQLWPLLQQNLFQVDSGGDLFYDFVEEKLRRNETPPIVFEMIRFCLAAGFTGRLVGQPERIRDFSNRISERIPQPASLMQPAPVVPLGPPTVYDFPVRYYAVTAAIVLGLPVLLWWASN, from the coding sequence ATGAAACTGGAGCATTGGAATTTCCTCCTGGCCGCGCAGCGACGCGTGCGCCAGCTCCTCGACCGGGCCCTGCCCGCCGAGCCCGCCCCCGGCGCGCGCCGTCCGCAGGGCAGGGTGGGGCAGGAGGCGCTGGATCACCTGGAGCAGGCGCTGCTCGTGGAGCTGGAGAAGCTGCGCGCGGCCTTCGGGGAGGACCTGCGTCCGGACGAGGTGGAGGATCTGATCCGCCCCTTCGTGTACTTCCTGGATGAATGGGTGCTGCGCCGGCTGTCGGACGCGGAGCAACAGCTCTGGCCGCTCCTGCAGCAGAACCTGTTCCAGGTCGACTCGGGTGGCGACCTCTTCTACGACTTCGTGGAAGAGAAGTTGCGTCGCAATGAGACGCCGCCCATCGTCTTCGAGATGATCCGTTTCTGCCTCGCCGCGGGATTCACCGGACGCCTGGTGGGGCAGCCTGAGCGGATCCGCGACTTCTCGAATCGCATCTCCGAGCGCATCCCCCAGCCCGCATCGCTGATGCAGCCCGCGCCCGTGGTGCCGCTGGGGCCGCCCACCGTCTATGACTTCCCGGTGCGCTACTACGCCGTGACGGCCGCCATCGTGCTGGGGCTCCCCGTCCTCCTGTGGTGGGCGTCCAATTGA
- a CDS encoding GPW/gp25 family protein — translation MARAPFLDKFAARSQRPNVRDSLEHVMRNIEAVLNTKKGYGFFMHDFGLGGYTEKLGTRELVEALTAEIQQEITQHEPRLVGPEVKLRGRDSGLWLHFDCKGAFDDVPCHLRLVFHTVTGQVRVHVEDT, via the coding sequence ATGGCGCGCGCGCCCTTCCTGGACAAGTTCGCGGCCCGCTCCCAGCGGCCCAACGTCCGGGACAGCCTGGAGCACGTGATGCGCAACATCGAAGCCGTGCTCAACACGAAGAAGGGCTACGGCTTCTTCATGCACGACTTCGGCCTGGGCGGGTACACGGAGAAGCTGGGCACGCGCGAGCTGGTGGAGGCGCTCACCGCGGAAATCCAGCAGGAGATCACCCAGCACGAGCCCCGGCTGGTGGGCCCGGAGGTGAAGCTGCGCGGCCGCGACAGTGGACTGTGGCTGCACTTCGACTGCAAGGGCGCCTTCGACGACGTGCCGTGCCACCTGCGGCTGGTGTTCCACACCGTCACCGGCCAGGTGCGCGTGCACGTGGAGGACACCTGA
- a CDS encoding type VI secretion system baseplate subunit TssF, whose protein sequence is MKDFSEKIYLDFLSELDGLERFRQRFQERHPAAPLDREDPDVRRLIEAMAFFSVQTRHATLHNLRSTWRRLFAGFFDFLLEPVPAAAMAQAVPTEKMVEPVLLTRGTELRLTPAEGVAGSFRLQRDLRVLPIFLKGTDVVPQVRSGHRLILRFESRFARKDAIDVLSLHVRHLDEYRSSLAVFHALRKHLKQISVVYDESADEHSVGSPCEVSFNRDPPAPDDGTVYAHPFQRLRAFFQFPEQQLFLHVKVPPPRGSSWMKFCLCLDLDKDWTVGKSLHPDFFQLFTVPVVNLKAEPAQVVVADGTRAEHPILSMSAGREFSLHSVTGVFEMTKAGLSPLRPAFLPGKGPSYEVDETFDEKLTSRQSLIVRMPEAFTAPRKIVLEALWHQPQFSSQAAGRVEVSVPGRHIEGLKWQTVGSLQPHRDSVLRDDVEALTQFLAWKAKATLGRDEVVALLGHLGTPAESPFRRVLPWLKELKFSVVPDSAMKGSGIRHAYEAVMEPFDLSFEPVVICFLEQLRDLLDAWNNEASVELRASVAGLGPLQLPT, encoded by the coding sequence GTGAAGGACTTTTCAGAGAAGATCTACCTCGACTTCCTGTCGGAGCTGGACGGGCTGGAGCGCTTCCGGCAGCGCTTCCAGGAGCGACACCCCGCCGCCCCGCTGGACCGCGAAGACCCGGACGTGCGCCGCCTCATCGAGGCGATGGCGTTCTTCTCCGTGCAGACGCGGCACGCCACGCTGCACAACCTGCGCTCCACCTGGCGGAGGCTCTTCGCGGGCTTCTTCGACTTCCTGCTGGAGCCCGTGCCCGCCGCCGCCATGGCGCAGGCCGTGCCCACGGAGAAGATGGTGGAGCCGGTGCTGCTCACCCGGGGCACGGAGCTGCGCCTGACGCCCGCCGAAGGGGTGGCCGGCTCCTTCCGCCTCCAGCGCGACCTGCGCGTGCTGCCCATCTTCCTGAAGGGCACGGACGTGGTGCCCCAGGTGCGCAGCGGCCACCGGCTCATCCTGCGCTTCGAGTCCCGCTTCGCGCGCAAGGACGCCATCGACGTGCTCAGCCTGCACGTGCGGCACCTGGACGAGTACCGCTCGTCGCTGGCCGTCTTCCACGCGCTGCGCAAGCACCTGAAGCAGATCAGCGTCGTGTACGACGAGTCCGCGGACGAGCACTCGGTGGGCAGCCCCTGCGAGGTGTCCTTCAACCGCGATCCGCCCGCGCCGGACGACGGGACCGTCTACGCGCACCCGTTCCAGCGCCTGCGCGCCTTCTTCCAGTTCCCGGAGCAGCAGCTGTTCCTGCACGTCAAGGTGCCGCCGCCGCGCGGCAGTTCCTGGATGAAGTTCTGCCTCTGCCTGGACCTGGACAAGGACTGGACGGTGGGCAAGTCGCTGCACCCGGACTTCTTCCAGCTCTTCACCGTGCCGGTGGTGAACCTCAAGGCGGAGCCCGCGCAGGTCGTCGTCGCGGACGGCACGCGGGCGGAGCACCCCATCCTGAGCATGAGCGCGGGGCGCGAGTTCAGCCTGCACTCGGTGACGGGCGTCTTCGAGATGACCAAGGCGGGGCTGTCCCCGCTGCGCCCGGCCTTCCTGCCCGGCAAGGGGCCCAGCTACGAGGTGGACGAGACCTTCGATGAGAAGCTCACGTCCCGGCAGAGCCTCATCGTGCGCATGCCGGAGGCGTTCACCGCGCCCCGGAAGATCGTCCTGGAGGCGCTGTGGCACCAGCCGCAGTTCTCGTCGCAGGCGGCGGGCAGGGTGGAGGTGTCGGTGCCGGGCCGGCACATCGAGGGCTTGAAATGGCAGACGGTGGGCAGCCTGCAACCCCACCGCGACAGCGTGCTACGGGATGACGTGGAGGCCCTGACGCAGTTCCTCGCGTGGAAGGCGAAGGCAACGCTGGGTCGGGATGAAGTGGTCGCCCTGTTGGGTCACCTGGGCACCCCGGCGGAGAGCCCGTTCCGCCGCGTCCTTCCCTGGCTCAAGGAGTTGAAGTTCAGTGTGGTCCCCGACAGCGCCATGAAGGGCTCCGGGATCCGCCACGCCTACGAGGCCGTCATGGAGCCGTTCGACTTGAGCTTCGAGCCTGTCGTCATCTGCTTTCTTGAGCAGCTGCGGGACCTGCTGGATGCTTGGAACAATGAGGCCTCGGTGGAACTGCGAGCCTCCGTGGCGGGACTGGGGCCGCTGCAGCTTCCAACGTAG